One window of Paenibacillus sp. FSL K6-3182 genomic DNA carries:
- a CDS encoding mannitol-1-phosphate 5-dehydrogenase, with translation MKAVHFGAGNIGRGFIGLLLHNAGYEVCFVDVNDTLVLQLQEKGQYAVKIANEQGDTYLVDHITAIDGKNIDLVAKTIAEADIVTTAVGVSVLKHIAAAVAKGIELRIESGKAALPVIACENALGGSTILKQFVYGHLSEDVQAKADQHIVFPDAAVDRIVPLQQNEDPLEVMVEPFYEWTVERSPLLNSLKEIDGVHYVDQLEPYIERKLFTVNTGHCVAAYHGFLKGCETIQEAMNNKEVLAEVRGALQESGAALIKTYQFDEKEHALYVEQILERFVNPYLVDEVVRIGRSPIRKISPNDRLVRPASLAYKFGMPAIHLTTAMAAALHFNAADDPEAAELQASIKEIGLHSTITKYTGLDEQHPLHIQAAEHYRKLEQSLQSAAKGV, from the coding sequence ATGAAGGCCGTTCACTTCGGCGCAGGCAACATAGGCAGAGGTTTTATCGGTTTGCTGCTGCATAACGCGGGCTACGAGGTATGTTTTGTTGATGTAAATGATACGCTTGTCTTGCAGCTGCAGGAAAAAGGGCAATATGCGGTTAAGATTGCAAACGAGCAAGGCGACACGTATCTTGTTGACCATATAACTGCTATTGACGGTAAAAATATAGATTTAGTCGCTAAGACTATCGCAGAAGCGGATATCGTCACAACCGCTGTTGGCGTATCGGTACTGAAGCATATTGCCGCTGCGGTTGCTAAAGGAATTGAGCTTAGAATCGAGAGCGGCAAAGCCGCTCTTCCGGTTATAGCGTGCGAGAATGCCCTTGGCGGCAGCACGATTTTGAAGCAGTTCGTATATGGCCATCTATCTGAGGATGTACAGGCGAAGGCCGATCAGCATATCGTTTTCCCTGACGCCGCCGTTGACCGTATCGTTCCGCTGCAGCAAAATGAAGACCCACTTGAAGTTATGGTCGAGCCTTTCTATGAGTGGACTGTAGAGCGTTCCCCATTGCTTAATTCGCTTAAGGAAATTGACGGAGTACACTACGTTGATCAACTGGAGCCGTATATCGAGCGCAAGCTGTTCACTGTTAATACAGGGCATTGCGTTGCAGCGTATCACGGTTTCCTTAAAGGCTGCGAGACGATTCAAGAAGCGATGAACAACAAAGAGGTATTGGCAGAGGTACGAGGCGCATTGCAGGAATCAGGAGCTGCGCTTATCAAAACGTATCAATTCGATGAAAAAGAGCATGCGCTTTATGTTGAGCAAATTTTGGAGCGCTTTGTTAATCCTTACTTGGTAGACGAGGTTGTTCGAATCGGCCGCTCGCCTATTCGCAAGATTTCTCCTAATGACCGTCTAGTTAGACCGGCCTCATTAGCTTATAAATTTGGCATGCCTGCCATTCATTTGACCACGGCTATGGCAGCGGCTTTACATTTTAATGCTGCAGATGATCCCGAGGCTGCCGAGCTGCAAGCTTCCATTAAGGAAATAGGCCTTCATTCTACGATAACAAAATATACAGGTTTAGATGAGCAGCATCCGCTTCATATACAAGCGGCAGAGCATTACCGCAAGCTGGAGCAATCACTTCAATCTGCGGCGAAAGGAGTCTGA
- a CDS encoding PTS sugar transporter subunit IIA, translated as MTILSTEKVKLNVNLKDKYEAIRMVGQMLVDAGHAPQSYIDKMIEREESLSTYIGGGLAMPHGTNESKALIKSTGMAIITVPAGVDFGGEEPAQLIIGLAAVGDDHLDILTNVAVLVSEEEDMQRILNASSEQELISIFESGMES; from the coding sequence ATGACCATTCTATCTACAGAGAAAGTAAAATTAAACGTTAACCTTAAGGACAAATACGAAGCGATCCGCATGGTTGGACAAATGCTTGTTGACGCAGGGCATGCTCCGCAGTCGTATATCGACAAAATGATTGAGCGCGAGGAGTCTCTATCCACCTATATTGGCGGAGGGCTTGCTATGCCTCATGGCACGAACGAATCGAAAGCACTTATTAAATCCACAGGCATGGCCATCATTACCGTACCGGCAGGCGTAGACTTCGGCGGCGAAGAGCCTGCACAATTAATTATCGGCCTAGCGGCTGTCGGCGACGATCACCTTGATATTTTGACCAATGTTGCTGTGCTCGTGTCTGAGGAAGAAGATATGCAGCGCATCTTGAACGCTTCATCGGAGCAAGAATTGATTTCTATCTTTGAATCGGGGATGGAATCATGA
- a CDS encoding BglG family transcription antiterminator produces MLEHDEPIKLFALAHELRVTMPTISHDLDELEELINKHGMTLVRRRGYGVEIIGSEEDKRHSISLLAINHLDDSDLFGQFKNLTVSNPITAQLLDMIGKENFKRLEHALWELNDEWPHTLSESNYTRLLIKLSVALTRIANNCFVTASEYRHSDEIIPLLRSLLGVLNLQLPIEEKTYLSQLLNSEAFLDNGLLIHHEDMPTIEGVRLLILYVEDQLNMSLMEDRSLEEGLIQHIKPAFQRIKDGIAIRNPMLVPIKKDYAILFSIVQSAVQQVYPLLQVPDEEIGYIVMHFGASLERLKPFPRKIRAVLVCTSGIGSSKLLAVKIANVLPQIDLIGHYSWYEATRLPPSRYDLIISTVDLPLEPDRYIKLSPLLTPEETNKLRSYIEGTTLKKATPSLSANEDTAGQSPLDRLLQLQLYSGIVLQLLDGFHVHDLTLLPDQNRLDHQLPNMLSLIGKPYIDANRENIADQLLARELQGSLVIPDTELALLHTRSEWIKEPLLALYRYDRTLQLGEDEDAQAKHLLMMLGPLKLDSYSLELLSEISAMLLLPDLLALLAHGDAASIKLFISKKLEQYIKTKLDWRE; encoded by the coding sequence TTGCTTGAGCATGACGAGCCGATAAAGCTGTTTGCACTCGCGCATGAGCTGCGCGTAACGATGCCGACCATCAGCCATGATCTCGATGAGCTGGAGGAATTGATCAATAAACACGGGATGACCCTTGTTCGCAGAAGAGGGTATGGCGTTGAAATTATTGGATCTGAAGAAGATAAGCGTCATTCCATTAGTTTGCTTGCCATAAATCATCTCGACGATTCCGATCTATTCGGTCAATTCAAGAACCTTACAGTCTCAAACCCGATTACAGCTCAGCTGCTCGACATGATCGGCAAAGAAAACTTTAAGCGGCTCGAGCATGCGCTATGGGAACTAAATGACGAATGGCCACACACGTTGTCCGAATCTAACTATACAAGATTGCTTATTAAGCTGTCGGTTGCGTTAACCCGAATAGCGAACAACTGCTTTGTCACAGCAAGCGAATATCGTCATTCTGATGAAATCATTCCATTGCTGCGAAGCTTGCTGGGTGTGCTCAATCTACAGCTCCCAATAGAAGAAAAAACGTATCTTTCACAACTGCTAAATAGCGAAGCTTTTCTAGATAACGGCCTGTTGATTCATCATGAAGATATGCCGACCATTGAAGGCGTCAGGCTGCTCATCCTTTATGTAGAGGATCAGCTAAACATGTCGCTCATGGAGGATCGGTCGCTGGAAGAAGGACTTATTCAGCATATAAAACCAGCCTTTCAGCGCATTAAGGATGGCATCGCTATCCGCAATCCGATGTTAGTGCCGATCAAAAAAGATTACGCTATATTGTTTTCCATTGTTCAAAGCGCTGTACAACAGGTTTATCCGCTTCTACAAGTGCCTGACGAGGAGATCGGTTATATCGTTATGCATTTTGGTGCTTCCCTTGAGCGGTTAAAGCCTTTTCCAAGAAAAATAAGAGCTGTTCTCGTTTGCACGAGCGGCATCGGTTCATCCAAGCTTTTAGCTGTCAAAATTGCTAACGTACTGCCGCAAATCGACCTGATCGGTCATTATTCATGGTATGAAGCGACAAGGCTTCCGCCGAGCCGCTATGATTTGATCATTTCAACAGTTGATTTGCCGTTAGAGCCCGACCGCTATATTAAGCTGAGTCCCCTGCTCACGCCCGAAGAAACCAATAAGCTTCGCAGCTATATAGAGGGCACAACCTTAAAGAAGGCGACACCCTCCCTATCAGCAAACGAAGATACGGCAGGCCAGTCTCCTCTGGATCGTTTGCTGCAGCTTCAGCTGTATTCCGGCATCGTTCTTCAGCTGCTTGACGGCTTCCATGTGCATGATCTTACGCTGTTGCCAGATCAAAATCGATTGGATCACCAGCTGCCGAACATGCTTTCCTTAATTGGAAAGCCATATATCGATGCAAATCGCGAAAATATAGCCGATCAGCTGCTCGCAAGAGAGCTGCAGGGAAGCCTGGTCATACCAGATACCGAGCTTGCCCTGCTTCATACACGCAGTGAATGGATTAAAGAGCCGCTGCTTGCTTTATATCGTTATGATCGAACATTGCAGCTGGGCGAGGATGAAGATGCGCAGGCCAAGCACCTGTTGATGATGCTCGGCCCTCTCAAGCTTGATTCCTATAGCCTTGAGCTGTTAAGCGAAATTAGCGCAATGCTGCTGCTGCCGGATCTGCTTGCTTTATTAGCGCATGGTGATGCGGCAAGCATTAAGTTGTTTATTTCAAAGAAGCTGGAACAATATATAAAAACCAAATTGGATTGGAGAGAATAA
- a CDS encoding PTS mannitol transporter subunit IICBA codes for MSKLTSEQPVSGGVKVSVQRFGRFLSGMVMPNIGAFIAWGLITALFIPTGWFPNESLATLVGPMITYLLPILIGYTGGQMIHGVRGGVVGAIVTLGVIAGADIPMFLGAMIVGPLAAWVLKKFDQSIEGKIPSGFEMLINNFSSGIIGGGLALIAFKGIGPVVAALSKVLASGVEWLINTGFLPLANILIEPAKVLFLNNAINHGILGPLALDQASQAGKSIIYMLESNPGPGLGILLAYWVFGKGMVKQSAPGAVVIHFFGGIHEIYFPYILMNPRLIIAAIAGGVAGTFTFSIFGAGLVAAPSPGSIIAYITMTPKGGLLAMLSGVVVATIVSFLVSAVLLKTSKQAGDNDNELELAAQKVQQMKAESKGNAASPSAEQVKLTKEQVNKIVFSCDAGMGSSAMGASILRKKINAAELPITVINTAINDIPGDADIVITHKTLTDRARLKAPNAEHISIDNFLKSPEYDLLVQRLSS; via the coding sequence ATGAGTAAACTGACATCCGAGCAACCGGTATCCGGTGGAGTTAAAGTTTCCGTACAACGATTTGGTCGTTTCCTAAGCGGCATGGTCATGCCGAATATTGGCGCTTTTATTGCATGGGGACTCATTACGGCACTATTTATTCCAACAGGCTGGTTTCCGAACGAAAGCCTAGCAACACTTGTTGGACCGATGATTACCTACTTGCTCCCTATACTCATCGGCTATACCGGTGGTCAAATGATTCACGGCGTACGCGGAGGCGTAGTCGGCGCAATCGTCACACTCGGCGTTATTGCAGGGGCGGACATTCCAATGTTCCTCGGAGCCATGATCGTTGGCCCGCTAGCCGCATGGGTGCTGAAGAAATTCGATCAATCTATTGAAGGAAAGATTCCTTCGGGCTTTGAAATGCTCATCAACAATTTCTCGTCCGGCATTATTGGCGGCGGTCTTGCACTGATTGCCTTCAAAGGAATCGGACCTGTCGTAGCCGCATTAAGCAAAGTACTTGCTTCAGGTGTAGAGTGGCTGATCAACACAGGTTTCCTGCCGCTTGCGAACATTTTGATCGAGCCAGCTAAAGTACTGTTTCTCAACAACGCGATTAACCACGGCATACTAGGTCCGCTCGCGCTGGATCAAGCATCACAAGCCGGCAAATCCATCATTTACATGCTGGAATCCAACCCAGGACCTGGTCTTGGCATTCTGCTTGCTTATTGGGTATTCGGAAAAGGAATGGTTAAGCAATCGGCGCCAGGCGCTGTTGTCATTCATTTCTTCGGCGGTATTCACGAGATTTACTTCCCGTATATTCTAATGAATCCGCGTTTGATTATCGCAGCTATCGCTGGGGGTGTCGCCGGTACATTCACCTTCTCCATCTTCGGAGCTGGTCTTGTTGCCGCGCCATCACCGGGCAGCATTATCGCCTATATCACCATGACGCCAAAAGGCGGACTACTAGCAATGCTAAGCGGTGTAGTCGTCGCAACAATCGTTTCATTCCTTGTGTCTGCTGTTCTTCTTAAAACAAGCAAGCAGGCAGGAGATAACGACAACGAGCTTGAGCTCGCCGCACAAAAAGTTCAGCAAATGAAAGCTGAGTCCAAAGGCAATGCCGCTTCTCCTTCCGCAGAACAAGTAAAGCTAACGAAAGAGCAAGTGAACAAAATTGTATTTTCTTGCGATGCGGGTATGGGCTCAAGCGCGATGGGCGCTTCCATATTGCGCAAAAAAATAAATGCAGCTGAGCTGCCGATTACTGTTATCAACACGGCGATCAACGATATTCCAGGCGATGCCGACATCGTTATCACCCATAAAACATTGACTGACCGCGCACGCCTAAAGGCGCCTAACGCAGAGCATATTTCCATTGATAATTTCCTTAAAAGTCCAGAGTATGACTTGCTCGTACAAAGACTAAGTTCATGA
- a CDS encoding ABC transporter ATP-binding protein — translation MQDQTIIRFEHVTKQYAHNAAAVLKDVSFTIERGKFYTLLGPSGCGKTTVLRLIAGFTEPSEGQIYFHNKVINRVPANERQVNTVFQDYALFPHLNVFENVAFGLRIKKMKNADVTNKVKDALRFVNLDGYESREISEMSGGQRQRVAIARAIVNEPEIILLDEPLSALDLKLRTEMQYELRELQRRLGITFIFVTHDQEEALAMSDEIFVINEGKIQQSGTPTDIYDEPINRFVADFIGESNIVPGRMARDFEVEFAGRSFECVDQGLTPNEAVDIVIRPEDLEITSSENGKLQVRVDSQLFRGVHYEICCYDESGNEWLVHSTRKATVGEQIGLTFDPEAIHVMRLGETEEEFDKRLEAYSEAADVE, via the coding sequence ATGCAAGACCAAACGATTATTCGTTTTGAACATGTGACGAAACAATATGCTCATAATGCTGCTGCTGTCCTCAAAGATGTCAGCTTTACAATAGAGCGAGGCAAATTTTATACGCTGCTTGGTCCGTCCGGCTGCGGCAAGACGACGGTGCTCCGGCTAATAGCTGGCTTCACTGAGCCCTCAGAGGGTCAAATCTATTTCCATAATAAAGTGATAAACCGGGTTCCTGCGAATGAACGTCAAGTGAATACGGTTTTCCAGGATTACGCTCTTTTTCCTCATCTTAATGTGTTCGAGAATGTTGCCTTTGGCCTGCGAATCAAGAAGATGAAAAATGCGGACGTGACGAATAAAGTGAAGGATGCGCTTCGTTTCGTCAACTTGGACGGTTACGAATCACGGGAGATTTCGGAGATGTCCGGCGGTCAGCGGCAGCGTGTTGCCATTGCGCGGGCAATCGTGAACGAACCGGAAATTATTTTGCTGGACGAGCCGTTATCCGCACTTGACCTTAAACTTCGTACGGAAATGCAGTACGAGCTGCGCGAGCTGCAGCGCCGACTTGGCATCACATTTATATTTGTTACGCATGACCAAGAGGAAGCGCTCGCGATGTCTGATGAAATATTTGTTATTAATGAAGGAAAAATTCAACAAAGCGGAACGCCAACAGATATTTACGATGAGCCGATCAATCGCTTTGTTGCGGATTTTATTGGTGAATCCAATATTGTGCCCGGCCGAATGGCACGCGACTTCGAGGTGGAGTTCGCTGGTCGTTCATTTGAATGCGTCGATCAAGGGCTCACGCCAAATGAGGCTGTTGATATTGTAATCAGGCCAGAGGATTTGGAAATAACTTCTTCAGAGAACGGTAAGCTGCAAGTACGAGTAGATTCACAATTGTTCCGCGGCGTACATTACGAGATTTGCTGTTACGATGAATCAGGAAATGAGTGGCTTGTCCATTCCACTCGCAAAGCTACAGTAGGGGAGCAGATCGGATTAACCTTTGACCCAGAAGCCATCCATGTTATGAGACTAGGTGAAACGGAAGAAGAATTCGATAAGCGTCTTGAAGCATACAGCGAGGCCGCAGATGTCGAATAA
- a CDS encoding ABC transporter permease encodes MSNKSRSFYLIPYMAWIVLFVIAPIVLIAYYSFFDVEGNFTLDNYVKFFTPVYMKMTLSSFWYAFLITAISLLVAYPAAYLLTKTKHKQLWLLLIILPSWINLLLKAYAFIGLFGTYGFANSVLEAIGIPKQQILFTDFSFIFVSVYIFIPFMILPIFNALEEMNPTLVYAARDLGASAWTTFRRVIFPLTISGVKSGCMAVFIPALSLFMITRLIAGNRVITLGTAIEQHFLVTQDWGMGSTIAVFLILAMAAMMLLTGNRKRGAADARKK; translated from the coding sequence ATGTCGAATAAATCACGTAGTTTTTATCTCATACCGTATATGGCTTGGATTGTGTTATTTGTTATAGCGCCGATCGTGTTAATTGCCTATTACTCCTTCTTTGATGTAGAGGGCAACTTCACACTGGACAATTATGTGAAGTTCTTTACGCCGGTTTACATGAAAATGACGCTTAGCTCCTTCTGGTATGCGTTTCTTATAACCGCAATATCATTGCTTGTCGCGTATCCGGCTGCTTATTTATTGACAAAAACTAAGCATAAACAGCTCTGGCTGCTGCTTATTATACTGCCTAGCTGGATCAATTTGCTGCTAAAGGCTTATGCGTTTATTGGCTTGTTCGGTACATACGGCTTTGCAAATTCCGTACTGGAAGCGATCGGCATTCCGAAACAGCAAATTTTGTTTACGGACTTTAGCTTTATCTTTGTATCTGTTTATATCTTTATTCCTTTTATGATTTTGCCGATCTTCAATGCATTGGAGGAAATGAACCCGACGCTTGTGTATGCGGCGCGTGATCTTGGCGCATCCGCATGGACGACGTTCCGGCGTGTTATTTTTCCGCTAACGATCAGTGGAGTGAAGTCCGGCTGTATGGCTGTATTTATTCCTGCATTATCTTTGTTCATGATTACGAGGCTTATTGCCGGCAATCGGGTTATTACGCTAGGTACAGCAATCGAGCAGCATTTTCTCGTGACGCAGGACTGGGGTATGGGTTCGACGATTGCTGTGTTCTTGATTCTAGCAATGGCGGCGATGATGCTGTTAACTGGCAATCGAAAGCGAGGTGCGGCAGATGCGCGGAAAAAATAA
- a CDS encoding ABC transporter permease translates to MRGKNKWSNIYLVLVFAVLYAPIFYLMFYSFNSGGSMRNFESFTLDYYKEVFADTRLLIIVLNTFVIALLSAAISTILGVIGAIAIHHIRSNRPKQSLLTLNNVLIVSPDVIIGASFLILFTMIGIKLGFVSVLLSHIAFSVPIVVIMVLPKLQEMSSTLIDAAHDLGASSWQVLTRVVLPFIRPGIFAGFFMALTYSLDDFAVTFFVTGNGFSTLSVEIYSRARQGVSLSINALSTLIFLFTIILVVGYYFINQRNMKPSSKEGH, encoded by the coding sequence ATGCGCGGAAAAAATAAATGGTCGAACATCTATCTCGTACTCGTGTTTGCAGTACTCTATGCGCCTATTTTCTATTTAATGTTTTATTCGTTCAATAGCGGCGGCTCGATGCGTAATTTCGAGAGCTTCACGCTTGATTATTACAAAGAGGTTTTCGCGGATACGCGTTTGCTCATCATTGTCCTGAACACGTTCGTTATTGCGCTGCTGTCCGCTGCAATTTCGACGATTCTTGGTGTTATTGGTGCGATAGCTATTCATCACATTCGCAGCAATCGACCGAAACAATCGCTTTTGACGCTCAATAATGTATTGATCGTAAGTCCCGATGTTATTATCGGTGCGTCCTTTCTGATCCTATTTACGATGATTGGAATCAAGCTGGGCTTTGTGTCCGTCTTGCTGTCGCATATTGCGTTCAGTGTACCGATTGTCGTTATTATGGTGCTGCCGAAGCTGCAGGAAATGAGCTCAACGTTGATTGATGCGGCGCATGATCTTGGTGCCAGCTCGTGGCAGGTGCTGACGCGCGTCGTGCTTCCATTCATCAGACCGGGCATATTCGCAGGGTTCTTCATGGCGCTGACGTATTCGCTAGATGACTTTGCGGTAACGTTTTTTGTAACCGGCAACGGCTTCTCGACGCTGTCTGTTGAGATCTACTCACGGGCGCGCCAAGGTGTGTCGCTATCGATCAATGCGTTGTCTACACTTATTTTCTTATTTACGATCATTCTGGTCGTTGGTTATTACTTCATTAATCAACGAAATATGAAGCCGTCAAGCAAGGAGGGGCACTAA
- a CDS encoding ABC transporter substrate-binding protein, which yields MTQLVRMFVIVFVVSFGLIYLTSYLNDSEGYSGSNTLTIYNWGDYVDPELLDRFEDETGIKVIYQTFDSNEAMMTKIGQGGTTFDVSIPSEYAISKMKEDGLLLKLDHSKLPNLKYIDPRFMNLSFDQGNAYSIPYFWGTVGIVFNPELVGDLTFSSWNDLWDKSLRNQILLLDGAREVMGMGLNSLGYSLNDTEEVHLQEAKAKLLQMTPNVKAIVGDEIKMLLANEEAAVGLVWSGDASEIMDENDKLDYIVPEEGSNLWFDNMVIPKTAKNIEGAHQFINFMLDPEVAAQNAEYVGYSTPNEAALALLPEEIATDERFYPDEELTERLEVYDNLGKRMLAHYNELFLEFKMHKK from the coding sequence ATGACACAGCTGGTGCGTATGTTCGTTATCGTGTTTGTTGTTTCATTTGGCCTCATCTACCTGACTTCGTATTTGAATGATAGTGAAGGCTACAGCGGAAGCAATACACTGACGATTTACAACTGGGGCGATTATGTTGATCCCGAGCTGCTTGACCGCTTTGAAGATGAGACAGGCATTAAGGTCATTTACCAAACCTTCGATTCGAATGAAGCGATGATGACTAAGATTGGACAAGGCGGTACGACGTTTGATGTGAGCATTCCCTCTGAGTATGCGATTAGCAAGATGAAAGAGGATGGTTTGCTCTTAAAACTCGATCATTCGAAACTTCCAAATTTAAAATATATCGATCCGCGTTTCATGAATTTATCATTTGATCAAGGCAACGCGTATTCCATTCCTTATTTTTGGGGGACTGTCGGAATTGTGTTCAATCCAGAGCTAGTCGGGGACCTGACCTTCTCCAGTTGGAATGATCTATGGGATAAAAGTCTGCGCAACCAGATCCTGCTGCTGGACGGTGCTCGCGAGGTTATGGGCATGGGGCTTAACTCTTTAGGTTATTCGCTGAATGATACGGAAGAGGTTCATTTGCAGGAGGCGAAAGCGAAGCTGCTCCAAATGACGCCTAACGTGAAGGCGATCGTCGGTGACGAAATCAAGATGCTGCTTGCAAATGAAGAAGCGGCAGTCGGTCTTGTTTGGTCGGGTGATGCATCGGAAATTATGGATGAGAACGATAAGCTTGATTATATCGTGCCAGAGGAAGGCTCAAATCTTTGGTTTGATAATATGGTTATTCCGAAGACGGCCAAAAATATCGAAGGTGCGCATCAATTTATCAACTTCATGCTGGACCCTGAAGTGGCTGCTCAGAACGCGGAATATGTTGGTTACTCGACTCCGAATGAAGCGGCGCTGGCGCTGCTGCCTGAGGAGATTGCGACCGATGAGCGTTTTTACCCGGATGAAGAGCTGACCGAAAGGCTTGAGGTTTACGACAACCTCGGCAAAAGAATGCTGGCTCACTATAACGAGTTGTTCCTCGAGTTTAAAATGCATAAGAAATAA
- a CDS encoding DMT family transporter, with protein sequence MNSRWMNYGGLILIAVVWGANFGISRLAMESFNPIVFSFLRFGLAIPFFFLILKLKEGSVGIPWRIVPKLALIGLVGITLLEITVMYSIKYTTLANASLLNVAPWPIFAALFAPLFMRETITKRLIVGGAISIVGVCFVILGGGESFSLSSDNMIGNLMALGVSIVGPLFNLSSMSLMKQYSALRVSTWTIAFGSLFMLPLTFGAWGQTDWSALQAGHYLSIGYNVLICTVVAFVVWNACMFKVGATRSNFFRYAVPAAAVVAGYVMFDEKIALLQMCGAGCMAAGLIWISIESKPRSKSSVKTVETNG encoded by the coding sequence ATGAATAGCAGATGGATGAATTACGGCGGTCTTATACTAATCGCTGTTGTGTGGGGAGCGAACTTCGGCATATCGCGATTAGCTATGGAGTCGTTTAATCCCATCGTTTTCTCGTTTTTGAGATTTGGATTGGCTATTCCGTTTTTCTTTCTCATTCTTAAGCTAAAAGAGGGCAGTGTGGGCATCCCGTGGCGAATCGTACCGAAGCTTGCTCTCATTGGGTTGGTTGGCATTACGCTGCTCGAAATTACGGTGATGTACTCGATTAAATATACGACCTTAGCCAATGCGTCGCTGCTGAACGTAGCGCCGTGGCCGATCTTCGCTGCATTGTTTGCTCCTTTATTCATGCGCGAAACCATCACGAAGAGACTCATTGTTGGCGGAGCGATATCCATCGTTGGAGTATGTTTCGTCATACTGGGCGGCGGTGAAAGCTTCAGTCTCTCATCTGATAATATGATCGGCAACTTGATGGCGCTTGGAGTCAGCATTGTCGGTCCGTTATTTAATCTAAGCTCCATGTCGCTTATGAAGCAATACTCTGCTCTGCGTGTAAGCACATGGACGATAGCATTTGGGTCGTTGTTTATGCTGCCGCTCACCTTTGGGGCTTGGGGGCAAACGGACTGGTCGGCTCTTCAGGCGGGGCATTATTTATCCATTGGCTATAATGTATTGATTTGCACCGTTGTCGCTTTTGTTGTTTGGAATGCATGTATGTTCAAGGTTGGCGCAACGCGCTCTAACTTTTTCCGTTATGCAGTTCCGGCGGCGGCTGTTGTAGCTGGGTATGTGATGTTCGATGAGAAGATCGCGCTGCTGCAAATGTGCGGCGCGGGCTGTATGGCCGCAGGACTGATATGGATCAGCATTGAGAGCAAACCGCGGAGCAAATCGTCAGTGAAGACGGTAGAGACGAATGGTTAA